A single window of Salvia splendens isolate huo1 chromosome 6, SspV2, whole genome shotgun sequence DNA harbors:
- the LOC121808752 gene encoding microtubule-associated protein RP/EB family member 1-like, with the protein MATLVKPITYFILIILTTCCPTQARESKFFSKYAHLATTNFVSVPSSTNLKIDVPSSPSPSSAPSPSTSHISGVPAGSPTAPYSSPSPSPTTLGDEESPSPAPTIVDTEYSPAPSPTGAGESLAPTPEYSLAPTPSVTSSRDSPAPAPFEDGEEEEELNNNNKYYYNNNNKEAYTYAKSGAQGMSDTRIEDNKYYYDNEHEHESQPEGMSDSRIQGSSEYYYNTKHDSYSRSGRESQPQGMSDTRIENNKYYNYSPVGGESSNEEGYYYNGSYNKSKYEFDSMEEYEKQQGYADVQQEFINP; encoded by the coding sequence ATGGCAACACTTGTCAAACCAATTACTTATTTCATTCTGATAATTTTAACGACATGTTGCCCAACTCAAGCTAGAGAGAGCAAATTCTTCTCCAAATATGCTCACCTAGCCACAACCAATTTTGTGTCAGTACCTAGTAGTACTAATCTCAAAATAGATGTCCCctcatctccatctccatcctCAGCTCCCTCCCCATCCACAAGCCATATCAGTGGCGTCCCAGCGGGGTCGCCCACGGCCCCCTACTCCAGCCCATCCCCGTCCCCTACAACCCTCGGGGACGAAGAGAGCCCATCCCCGGCCCCCACCATTGTAGACACCGAATACAGCCCGGCACCTAGTCCTACCGGGGCCGGAGAGAGCCTTGCCCCGACTCCAGAGTACAGCCTGGCACCAACCCCTAGTGTGACAAGCTCCAGAGATAGCCCTGCCCCGGCCCCATTTGAGGACggggaagaagaggaggaactGAACAACAACAACAAGTACTACtataacaacaacaacaaagaaGCCTACACATATGCGAAGAGCGGGGCACAAGGCATGAGTGATACGAGAATAGAAGACAACAAGTACTACTATGACAACGAGCATGAGCACGAAAGCCAACCAGAGGGGATGAGCGATTCGAGAATACAAGGCAGCAGTGAGTACTACTACAATACCAAGCACGACAGCTACAGCCGTAGTGGCCGCGAAAGCCAACCACAGGGGATGAGTGATACGAGAATAGAAAACAACAAGTACTACAACTACAGCCCAGTGGGAGGCGAGAGCAGCAATGAGGAGGGATACTACTACAATGGGAGCTACAACAAGTCCAAATATGAGTTCGATTCGATGGAAGAGTATGAGAAACAGCAGGGTTATGCAGATGTTCAACAGGAGTTCATCAATCCTTGA